GCTCCGGCCTGCTCGCCCAACGTCCGGCAGGAAAGGAACAGGCAGCCGCCGGCGCATGCCCGGGCTGCCGCCTGGATGGTCGCCAGATCCGGCCGCGCTTCCTTGCCCAGGCAGACGCCCATGGGGTCGATGAAATCCGTGGACGAGACCACCATCCCGCCCGGCCGCAGCATGGGCAGGGCGCGATAGGTTTCCAGGGGTTCAAAGCCAAGGAGCACGTCGGCCTCACCCGGCCCCACGCGGGGGCTTTTGAGGCCGCCCAGCAGGATGGTGGATTCCACCACCCCGCCGCGCTGGGCCATGCCGTGTACCTCGCCGGAGGTCACATCCAGCCCGCGCAACAGCGCCGCCTTGGCCAGCAGCGTGGTGGCCGTCAGGGTGCCCTGGCCGCCAACACCGGTCAACAGAATACGCATGGTGTGCATCCCCTTCCCTCCTCTACTTTTTCTTCGCCTTGATGGAAGGGGCGATCTGCGCGCAGAACATGCAGCCGCTGCACGCTTCCGAGTCCACGGCCACGTCGCCATCCGTCCGCACAAAGGCCGGGCAGGCCAGGGTTTCCAGGCAGCGATCCACGGCCTCGCCCTGTTCCTTGACCTCCGCCGCCACCGTCACCTTCTGCTTGAGCACCCGCCGGGCAAAGAGCGCGCACGGCTCCTTGGCGATGAGCACCTTCACGCCGGGCATTTCCCGCAGCTCGCGCAACGCCTTGAGGGTGGTGTTGAGCCGGGCCGGGTTCACGGTGAGCACCTGTTCCACCCCCAGACTCCTGACGATGGGCTCAATGGCCACCTGCGCCTGTCCCATGGCCAGGGCCTTGGCGTCTGCGCCGGGATGTGGCTGGTGCCCGGTCATGGCCGTGGTCTGGTTGTCCAGAATAATCAACAGCAGGTTGTGCCGGTTGTGCACGGCATTGAGCAGGCCGGTGATGCCGGAATGGAAAAAGGTGGAATCGCCGATGAAGGCGAGCACGGGCTTGTCCGAAAACTTGGCAAAGCCCGAGCCGGCCGAGACGGACGAGCCCATGCACACCAGGAAGTCCGCCGCCTTGAGGGGCGGCAGGAGGCCCAGGGTGTAACAGCCGATGTCCGAGGAATAGATGGCGTCGTCCCCGAATTCCTGGCGCACGGCATAATACAGGGACCGGTGCGAGCAGCCGGCGCAGAGGTTCGGTGGCCGCATGGGCAGGCCCTGGGCCGGGGCACAGGCCTGCACCGCAGGCAGGGGCAGATCCAGGAGCTTGCACAACGCCGTCTTGACCAGATGCGTATCGTACTCGCCGAAGCGCGGCAGGCCCGTGGCGGCAGAGATGCGGGCAAAAGCCTGTCCGCCGGTCTGCTCATCCAGCTTGCCGAACACATGAATGTCCACCCCCAGGCGCTGGGCCATGGCGCGGATTTCCAGCTCCACCATGGGTTCCAGCTCTTCCAGCACCAGGAGCTGCCGGCAGCCCTGCAGCATGGCGGTGATGGCAGCCTCGGGCAGGGGATAACTCATGCCCAGATCCAGAATGCGCAGCCGGGAGGCCGCCGCCTCGCCCAGCTCCAGCACGGCATCGTGCAGATAGGCCCGGGCGATGCTGGAGGCAACCACTGCCGTCTCTCCCTGACCGTGCACGGGGTTCCAGGTGGATGCATCGGCCTCGGTCACCATGGCCTGCATGTGGTCCAGCAGGGCCAGACGCATGGGCCGGGCAAAGGCCGGCACCGGCACAAAGCGGCGGGGATCCTTCTGGAATGGCACGATCTCCGTGCGCTCCGGCAACGGGCCGAAGGTGCAGGGGCCGCGCATGTGGGAAACGCGGGTGGTGGTGCGCAGGATCACCGGCCGGCCCGTGCGCCGGGCCAGCAACAGGGCGTCGCGGGTCATGTCCTTGCATTCCTGCACGGTGGCCGGCTCGAACACGGGAAAGAATCCCAGGCGGGCATAGGTGCGGGAATCCTGCTCGTTCTGCGAGGAATGGCAGCCCGGATCATCCGCAGCCAGCAGCACCAGCCCGCCGGGCGCGCCGGTGTAGGCCAGGGTCATGAGCGGATCGGCCGCCACGTTCACGCCCACGTGCTTCATGGTCACCAGGGTCATGGCGCCGGCCAGGGCCGCGCCGGCGCCCACCTCCATGGCCACCTTCTCGTTGGTGGAGTACTCGAAAAAGTACGGGGCAGCCTCACCGCTGGCAAGGGAGATGCGGTGGAAGGTGTCCGGCACTTCGGAAGACGGCGTGCCCGGATAACACGCGACACACTGGATGCCAGCCTCCAGCGCACCGCGAACAATGGCTTCGTTGCCCAGCAGCAATTCCACGGCACCAGCCGTTGCGCTCAACAAGGGATGACTCATGCTCCGCGACGCTCCCTGCTCTCGGGTTATGAGGATTTCTTCTCAGCCTTCAACAGCTCAAGCCGGGCCATGACCTGGCGATAAAACGCCGTCTGCTGGCTGGATTCCTTCTCCATCATGGTCGCCCAGGCCGCAATGGCGTCCTGGTATTCGCCTGCCGCCTCGGCCGCCTGGGCCTTCAGCCGCAACAGAGACTTCTCGAAACTGGCCGGCGCGCCCTGCTCCAGGGTGCGCACCAGGGCCAGGGCCTCCTGGGCCTTGCCAGCCAGCACCAGGGCCTGCGCCTGGCCAATGCCGGCGGTGGTCTTCATGGGCTGGGACGCCTTGAGGGCAATGCCCGCCCAGACATCCGCCGCCTTGGCGTATTCTTCGCTGGCCATGAGCAGCTCGGCCAGGGAGAGCATCGCCCCGGTGCGCACCGGCTCCGGCGCAGCCTGGGCAAAGGCCTCCAGCTCCGCGGCCGCCGTCTCGCCCTTGGCGTTCACCAGCAGCGAGCCAAGGACCTCCGCCGCCTGCTTGCGGGCGGTCTCCTTGTTCCATTTGGCCAGGGACATGGCCGCCGCCGCCAGGATGATCACCGCGATCACCACGCCCAGCATCTTGAGATTGTTCTGTATCCAGACAAGGGCCGGATGCTCGCGAGGGATGCCCGCCTCTTCGAAAGAAATGAGAGTGGACCCGGGACGCTGGGACGTCTCAGGAGTGGAAGCAGCAGCGGACGAAGGAGTGCGCGACGACTCTGCCATGGGAAAAATCGCTCCTTGGAGGAATGACCGGGATGTGCTACACACACGCTCACCGCGCAGCAGCGCGGCAGGGCCTTGCCACCGCGTTCGGCAGCCAGGACTGACCCGTTCTTCTAGTCATGGTGTACAGAAATGTCAAAAGAGTTTTGGTTTTCTGCCCAGTCTTACACGCATCCATCTTGACTTGCTCGCTTTGTACAAAATTGTCACCTTTCTGCCGCCGACCGACAGCCCACCAATCAACCCACTGAAAATACAACTTTTCTTACGGAGGACCCATGGACGCCGCCCACGACATCGCCGCCCAGATGGAGGCCATCGGCCGCAGGGCCACTGCCGCCGCCCGTGTGCTGGCCGCCGCTTCCCCGGCCCTCAAGAACAGGGCCCTCCTGCAGCTGGCCCAGCTGCTGCGCACCCGCGGCGATGTCATCGCCCAGGCCAACCGCAAGGACCTCGTTGCCGCCGACGCCGCCGGCATGGACGCCCCGCGCATGGACCGTCTGCGCCTCACCGACGGCGTGGTGGAAGCCATGGCCAAGGCCTGCGAGGACGTGGCTGCCCAGTCCGATCCCGTGGGGGCCATC
This sequence is a window from Megalodesulfovibrio gigas DSM 1382 = ATCC 19364. Protein-coding genes within it:
- a CDS encoding indolepyruvate oxidoreductase subunit beta, with product MHTMRILLTGVGGQGTLTATTLLAKAALLRGLDVTSGEVHGMAQRGGVVESTILLGGLKSPRVGPGEADVLLGFEPLETYRALPMLRPGGMVVSSTDFIDPMGVCLGKEARPDLATIQAAARACAGGCLFLSCRTLGEQAGAVQSGNLALLGAALAMQFFPFGPDALEDAVRATLKPAIASLNLNAIALGVEAAASQTSASPAF
- the iorA gene encoding indolepyruvate ferredoxin oxidoreductase subunit alpha gives rise to the protein MSHPLLSATAGAVELLLGNEAIVRGALEAGIQCVACYPGTPSSEVPDTFHRISLASGEAAPYFFEYSTNEKVAMEVGAGAALAGAMTLVTMKHVGVNVAADPLMTLAYTGAPGGLVLLAADDPGCHSSQNEQDSRTYARLGFFPVFEPATVQECKDMTRDALLLARRTGRPVILRTTTRVSHMRGPCTFGPLPERTEIVPFQKDPRRFVPVPAFARPMRLALLDHMQAMVTEADASTWNPVHGQGETAVVASSIARAYLHDAVLELGEAAASRLRILDLGMSYPLPEAAITAMLQGCRQLLVLEELEPMVELEIRAMAQRLGVDIHVFGKLDEQTGGQAFARISAATGLPRFGEYDTHLVKTALCKLLDLPLPAVQACAPAQGLPMRPPNLCAGCSHRSLYYAVRQEFGDDAIYSSDIGCYTLGLLPPLKAADFLVCMGSSVSAGSGFAKFSDKPVLAFIGDSTFFHSGITGLLNAVHNRHNLLLIILDNQTTAMTGHQPHPGADAKALAMGQAQVAIEPIVRSLGVEQVLTVNPARLNTTLKALRELREMPGVKVLIAKEPCALFARRVLKQKVTVAAEVKEQGEAVDRCLETLACPAFVRTDGDVAVDSEACSGCMFCAQIAPSIKAKKK
- a CDS encoding YfgM family protein — its product is MAESSRTPSSAAASTPETSQRPGSTLISFEEAGIPREHPALVWIQNNLKMLGVVIAVIILAAAAMSLAKWNKETARKQAAEVLGSLLVNAKGETAAAELEAFAQAAPEPVRTGAMLSLAELLMASEEYAKAADVWAGIALKASQPMKTTAGIGQAQALVLAGKAQEALALVRTLEQGAPASFEKSLLRLKAQAAEAAGEYQDAIAAWATMMEKESSQQTAFYRQVMARLELLKAEKKSS